From one Triticum urartu cultivar G1812 chromosome 3, Tu2.1, whole genome shotgun sequence genomic stretch:
- the LOC125544248 gene encoding CTP synthase-like: protein MKYVVVTGGVVSGLGKGVTASSIGAVLKACGLRVTTIKIDPYLNTDAGTMSPIEHGEVYVLEDGGEVDLDLGNYERFLDIKLTRDHNITTGKVYQAVIDKERRGDYLGKTVQVVPHITDEIQDWIERVAIKPVDGKEGPPDVCVIELGGTIGDIESMPFIEALGQFSYRVGPGNFCLVHVSLVPVLNVVGEQKTKPTQHSVRGLRGLGLAPDILACRSTEPLEEHVTTKLSQFCNVPIPNIVNLHDVTNIWHIPLLLRDQKAHEAILKVLDLQLVGKVHREPKLSEWTERASKFDKLKTPVKIAMVGKYTGLSDSYLSVLKALLHASVAMERKLVLEWVPSCDLEDSAAKETPEAHQKAWRLLKGADGVLVPGGFGDRGVEGKILAATYAREKNVPYLGICLGMQVAVIEFARSVMKLHGANSTEFDPATASPCVIFMPEGSKTQMGATMRLGSRRTHFLANNCKSAKLYGNATSIDERHRHRYEVNPEMVPLLEKAGLSFVGKDESGRRMEIIELPNHVFFIGAQFHPEFKSRPGKPSPLFLGLIAAASGQLDLLLKRSCGVISSKPTPPRYSTNGTGTAVLAIKPYLNGHAKKALTSLVNGCYANGNGIHI, encoded by the exons ATGAAGTACGTGGTGGTGACCGGCGGCGTGGTGAGCGGGCTGGGCAAGGGCGTCACCGCCAGCAGCATCGGCGCCGTGCTCAAGGCCTGCGGCCTCCGCGTCACCACCATCAAGATCG ATCCATACCTCAACACCGACGCTGGCACAATGTCTCCGATCGAGCACGGCGAGGTCTACGTTTTGGAAGACGGTGGagaggtggacttggaccttGGGAACTATGAACGTTTTCTGGACATCAAATTGACCCGTGACCACAATATAACCACAGGAAAGGTCTATCAG GCTGTCATTGACAAAGAAAGGAGAGGAGACTACTTGGGGAAAACCGTCCAG GTTGTGCCACATATCACAGATGAAATTCAGGATTGGATCGAACGCGTGGCGATAAAGCCGGTCGACGGTAAAGAAGGGCCTCCTGATGTTTGTGTAATAGAGCTCGGTGGCACTATAG GGGATATTGAATCAATGCCTTTTATTGAAGCATTAGGTCAATTTTCATACCGTGTCG GACCTGGAAACTTCTGCCTGGTCCACGTCAGCCTTGTTCCGGTACTAAATGTAGTTGGTGAACAG AAAACTAAGCCTACCCAACATAGTGTTCGTGGCCTAAGGGGACTTGGGTTGGCACCTGACATTTTGGCATGCCGCAGTACCGAG CCACTGGAGGAACATGTGACAACCAAGCTCTCACAATTCTGCAATGTGCCA ATCCCAAATATTGTGAACCTCCATGACGTTACAAACATTTGGCATATCCCCTTGTTGCTAAGG GACCAGAAGGCACATGAAGCCATTCTGAAAGTTTTAGATCTTCAGCT TGTTGGCAAAGTACATCGAGAACCTAAGTTGTCTGAATGGACCGAAAGAGCCAGCAAGTTTGACAAACTGAAAACTCCG GTTAAGATCGCCATGGTTGGAAAATATACCGGCCTGTCGGATTCTTATCTATCTGTTTTAAAG GCTCTCTTGCACGCATCAGTTGCTATGGAAAGGAAACTTGTACTGGAGTGGGTTCCTTCCTGTGATCTTGAAGATTCTGCAGCCAAAGAG ACCCCTGAAGCCCATCAGAAAGCATGGAGACTACTGAAG GGTGCGGACGGTGTGCTTGTTCCTGGAGGCTTCGGAGATAGAGGAGTTGAGGGCAAAATTCTCGCTGCGACATATGCACGGGAGAAGAATGTTCCTTATCTTGGCATTTGCTTGGGTATGCAAGTCGCTGTGATCGAGTTTGCCCGTTCGGTTATGAAACTACATGGCGCAAATAGCACAGAGTTTGACCCGGCCACAGCATCACCCTGTGTCATCTTCATGCCAGAG GGCTCCAAAACCCAAATGGGGGCGACGATGCGCCTTGGATCAAGGAGGACGCATTTCCTAGCCAATAACTGCAAATCCGCAAAGCT GTATGGCAATGCTACCTCCATCGATGAAAGACATCGACATAGATATGAG gtGAACCCTGAAATGGTTCCATTGCTTGAGAAGGCGGGTCTTTCATTTGTTGGCAAGGATGAAAGTGGAAGACGCATGGAG ATCATTGAGCTGCCGAATCATGTGTTCTTCATCGGTGCACAATTCCATCCTGAATTCAAGTCAAGACCAGGAAAGCCATCTCCGCTTTTCTTAG GGTTAATAGCGGCAGCATCCGGACAACTAGACCTGCTGCTCAAGCGCAGCTGCGGCGTCATCAGTTCGAAACCGACACCACCCAGATATAGCACCAACGGCACCGGCACTGCGGTCCTGGCCATAAAACCTTACCTCAACGGGCACGCGAAGAAGGCACTCACCAGTTTGGTGAACGGATGCTACGCGAATGGCAACGGCATCCACATCTAA